A stretch of the Pseudomonadota bacterium genome encodes the following:
- the asnB gene encoding asparagine synthase (glutamine-hydrolyzing) yields the protein MASYIMCGICGIFSLDNRFSADRIRSSVERMSRQLLHRGPDHQGVWIHGAVGLGTTRLAIIDPTERARQPMVSADGRFAITFNGEIYNYLELREELEQKGYTFRTTSDTEVLLALYITNGRDCLSRLRGMFSFAVWDDMKKRLFLARDRVGEKPLVYYHQNSIFAFASEIRALTALDCIPREVDLDGLHHGLHYLVCPAPYTPFKHIKKLKPGHCITIDSNGISDKRYWQPQFSDARMITSCEEACYEINRCLDETVDLLCRSDVPIGAQLSGGLDSSAVVASMMRKKRKVKTFCVSYDRHAADDEFRAARMVAEQYGTEHHELIFGEEQLASVNDIVKSFAEPFFSFVPMHAFAISEMIGRHCKVALTGSGGDELFGGYGIHRQLLAFNEKWKKMRPFFRAGLHHLVKKSPFSGLKRSAEKYARAGNQVTADFRLGPIHSFWKNVYSDSFARGAGSACPAELLLQEYDSWGARDLNEGFLAQQLMVCSQHSIVDIPDIAGMAHSVEYRAPFLDVRMVELAMRIPASMKVNMSAGKAGGKWVVRQAMRDRLPAEIIDKHKSGFGSSIPYQQWFSTRWRSFVEERLSSEILADLGIFDRKKLNDHFNQACNNANGPHELLWGVASLSLWLEEFI from the coding sequence GTGGCATCATATATTATGTGTGGAATTTGCGGAATTTTCTCTCTGGATAATCGGTTTTCAGCAGATCGTATCAGGAGCTCTGTGGAAAGAATGTCCCGGCAGCTTTTACACCGCGGCCCTGATCATCAAGGGGTCTGGATTCATGGAGCTGTCGGTCTCGGGACAACACGGCTGGCGATTATTGACCCGACAGAACGGGCCAGACAACCCATGGTTTCGGCTGACGGACGTTTTGCCATTACATTTAACGGGGAGATCTATAATTATCTGGAGCTGCGTGAGGAGCTTGAACAGAAGGGGTATACGTTTCGAACCACTTCGGACACCGAGGTTCTGCTTGCATTATATATTACAAATGGTCGGGATTGTCTTTCCCGACTCCGCGGAATGTTCAGCTTTGCTGTATGGGATGACATGAAAAAGAGGCTGTTTCTGGCGCGGGATCGAGTCGGAGAAAAGCCGCTGGTGTATTACCATCAAAATTCCATCTTTGCCTTTGCCTCGGAGATACGAGCCCTTACAGCTCTTGATTGCATTCCGCGAGAGGTTGACCTTGACGGACTGCATCATGGGCTTCATTACCTGGTCTGTCCTGCACCCTATACGCCATTCAAACATATAAAAAAGCTGAAACCCGGTCATTGCATCACCATCGACAGCAATGGGATAAGTGATAAACGATATTGGCAGCCGCAATTCTCAGATGCCCGGATGATTACTTCCTGTGAAGAGGCGTGTTATGAGATAAACCGCTGTCTGGATGAAACAGTGGATTTGCTCTGCCGGAGTGATGTCCCCATCGGAGCGCAACTTTCCGGTGGCCTGGATTCAAGCGCGGTGGTGGCTTCCATGATGCGAAAAAAACGAAAGGTGAAGACATTCTGCGTGAGTTATGACCGGCATGCAGCGGATGATGAATTCCGGGCTGCCAGAATGGTTGCGGAACAATACGGAACTGAACACCATGAGTTGATTTTTGGTGAGGAGCAGCTTGCTTCGGTAAACGATATCGTCAAAAGTTTTGCCGAACCTTTTTTCAGTTTTGTACCCATGCATGCCTTTGCAATATCAGAAATGATCGGACGTCACTGCAAGGTTGCTCTAACCGGCAGCGGCGGCGATGAATTATTCGGCGGCTACGGAATTCATCGGCAGCTTTTAGCATTCAATGAAAAGTGGAAAAAGATGCGGCCTTTTTTCAGGGCAGGCCTGCATCATCTGGTGAAAAAAAGTCCATTTTCAGGTTTGAAACGCTCTGCGGAGAAATATGCAAGGGCCGGCAATCAGGTGACGGCAGATTTCCGACTCGGCCCCATTCATTCTTTCTGGAAAAACGTCTACAGCGATTCCTTTGCAAGGGGGGCTGGTTCGGCATGCCCGGCAGAGCTTTTATTGCAGGAGTATGATTCGTGGGGCGCCCGGGATCTCAATGAAGGCTTTCTTGCTCAGCAGCTCATGGTGTGCAGCCAGCACAGTATTGTAGATATTCCCGATATTGCCGGAATGGCACATTCTGTGGAATACCGGGCGCCATTTCTTGATGTGAGGATGGTGGAGCTGGCTATGCGGATCCCCGCTTCAATGAAGGTGAACATGTCGGCGGGGAAGGCCGGAGGCAAGTGGGTGGTTCGGCAGGCCATGCGGGATAGGCTTCCCGCTGAAATTATTGATAAGCATAAGTCCGGTTTCGGCTCATCCATTCCCTATCAGCAGTGGTTTTCAACCAGGTGGCGATCCTTTGTTGAAGAAAGGTTATCCTCGGAAATTCTTGCCGACCTCGGTATTTTTGACCGGAAAAAATTGAATGACCATTTTAACCAGGCCTGTAACAACGCAAATGGTCCCCATGAGTTGCTCTGGGGAGTGGCATCCTTGAGTCTCTGGCTTGAGGAATTTATTTAG